From a single Mesorhizobium shangrilense genomic region:
- a CDS encoding DegT/DnrJ/EryC1/StrS family aminotransferase — protein MQFIDLGAQRERIRDRLKAAIDRVVDEGRYILGPQVTEFENKLAAYIGTKHVVACANGTDALLLPLFAAGIGPGDAVFVPSFTFAATAEVVALAKAEPVFVDVDPVTYNIDIASLEAAIAMIKKEGRLKPKAIIPVDLFGLAADYDAIMAIANREKLMVIEDAAQSMGGSADGKMCGAFGTVGSTSFYPAKPLGCYGDGGAMFTNDDALAEQLRSFAFHGKGETQYDNVRVGINSRLDTLQAAILIEKLAILEDEMGARQVVANRYAEGLGDIVTAARNLDGGRSAWAQYAIETPKRDGLKAHLQEKGIPSVIYYVKPLHEQIAYRDYPRTPTGLEVSEDLPKRILCLPMHPYLSEADQDRIIETIRNYIGSNSAQAAAAE, from the coding sequence ATGCAGTTCATCGATCTTGGCGCACAGCGCGAACGAATCCGCGACCGGCTGAAGGCCGCTATCGACCGCGTCGTCGACGAAGGCCGTTACATCCTGGGTCCCCAGGTCACCGAATTCGAAAACAAGCTCGCCGCCTACATCGGCACCAAACATGTCGTCGCTTGCGCCAACGGCACCGACGCATTGCTCTTGCCACTGTTCGCGGCCGGCATCGGCCCCGGCGACGCGGTATTCGTGCCGAGCTTCACCTTCGCCGCCACGGCCGAAGTGGTCGCGCTGGCCAAGGCCGAGCCGGTGTTCGTCGACGTCGATCCAGTGACCTACAACATCGACATCGCCAGCCTTGAGGCGGCCATCGCCATGATCAAGAAGGAAGGCCGGCTGAAGCCGAAGGCGATCATCCCGGTCGACCTGTTCGGCCTCGCCGCCGACTACGATGCCATCATGGCGATCGCCAATCGCGAAAAGCTGATGGTGATCGAGGATGCGGCCCAGTCGATGGGCGGGTCGGCAGACGGCAAGATGTGCGGGGCGTTCGGCACGGTCGGCTCAACCAGCTTCTACCCGGCAAAGCCGCTCGGCTGCTACGGCGACGGCGGCGCGATGTTCACCAACGACGATGCGCTGGCCGAACAGCTTCGGTCGTTCGCCTTTCACGGCAAAGGCGAAACGCAATATGACAATGTCCGCGTCGGCATCAATTCGCGGCTCGACACGCTGCAGGCTGCAATCCTGATCGAGAAGCTGGCTATCCTCGAAGACGAGATGGGCGCCCGCCAGGTCGTGGCAAACCGCTACGCCGAAGGGCTTGGCGATATCGTCACGGCAGCCCGCAATCTGGACGGCGGCCGCTCGGCCTGGGCGCAATATGCCATCGAGACGCCGAAGCGCGACGGTCTCAAGGCGCATCTTCAGGAAAAGGGCATTCCGTCGGTCATCTACTATGTGAAGCCGTTGCACGAGCAGATCGCCTACCGCGATTATCCCCGGACGCCGACTGGCCTTGAAGTGTCGGAAGACCTGCCCAAGCGCATCCTGTGCCTGCCAATGCACCCCTATCTGAGCGAAGCCGACCAGGACCGGATCATCGAGACGATCCGGAACTACATCGGATCGAATTCAGCGCAAGCCGCAGCCGCCGAGTAG